One Mangifera indica cultivar Alphonso chromosome 4, CATAS_Mindica_2.1, whole genome shotgun sequence genomic region harbors:
- the LOC123213595 gene encoding uncharacterized protein LOC123213595: protein MNKQLFTEMVRKLWSAWEIRVLVLISLSLQIILNFFGSRRKYIARSWIKILVWSSYLAADWVATVALGNLATNVQGNCENSSPTASHELQEFWAPFLLFHLGGPDAITAYSLEDNELWLRHFLQFVVQLGVTIYVYVQSWSNINALTFLSIPVIIVGFIKYGERTWVFWSSSTERLRDTLLAMVDPSPGIVKFCMQAGLHQDIENQEQKEGKHELLDAHFLFKRFSRLFTGLMLSKGEAQKTIPYFYKKPAKEAFNLVAIELGFMYDFLFTKLIIVYHRLGLFLHYFNFLSIVTTLVVFSILIHINSYPYYLTDICITYCLILGAFVMEIFGFVHYSFNDWAKLIVLSFSMKAKTYKYVARIPFPSFLSANQKRWSMSMRQFNLLNFCIKDISTMYRYLNRAEKLLGILNWLEKFQYLTWEDVNPDLQEIIYRGIINAHEDNLPTDPRLRDSEKKILARRGDHVIKKNNLDEEGNWYTSQCDFDKSILAWHIATDLCYYDDSTKHGEADLNSINCKTSRCLSNYMLYLLVFCPTMMSSGNGELRYRNACDEVMRELKLDPKDTTKTRSEILRPLFEEEPQQPAHVIDPRYKTVLSSARSLFRSLQNVESNGWSFEKKWEMICEVWVEMLGYAAIHCGWREHGQQLAKGGELLTHVCLIMTHLGLKAQYDYDYIALDIEG from the coding sequence ATGAACAAGCAACTTTTTACTGAAATGGTAAGAAAACTTTGGAGTGCATGGGAAATTCGGGTGTTGGTTTTAATAAGCCTTTCTTTACAAATCATCCTCAACTTCTTTGGCTCTCGAAGAAAATACATAGCAAGAAGCTGGATTAAGATTCTTGTTTGGTCATCATATTTAGCAGCAGATTGGGTGGCAACTGTTGCCTTGGGAAACCTCGCCACCAACGTCCAAGGAAATTGCGAAAATAGTTCTCCAACCGCAAGCCATGAACTCCAGGAATTCTGGGCTCCGTTCCTTCTGTTTCACCTCGGTGGCCCAGACGCCATAACAGCTTACTCTTTAGAAGATAATGAGCTGTGGCTACGACACTTTCTTCAATTCGTTGTTCAACTTGGAGTGACAATTTATGTCTACGTACAATCCTGGAGTAATATCAATGCCCTCACATTTCTTTCCATTCCGGTGATTATTGTTGGATTCATTAAATATGGAGAAAGAACTTGGGTGTTTTGGTCTTCCAGCACCGAGAGATTAAGAGATACCTTGCTTGCAATGGTGGATCCTAGCCCTGGTATTGTTAAATTCTGTATGCAAGCTGGACTCCACCAAGATATCGAAAATCAAGAACAAAAAGAGGGTAAACATGAACTCCTTGATgctcattttttgtttaaaagattTTCACGTTTATTTACAGGCTTAATGCTCTCTAAAGGGGAAGCACAAAAGACCATCCCATACTTTTATAAAAAGCCAGCAAAAGAAGCCTTCAATCTGGTAGCAATTGAGCTTGGATTCATGTACGATTTTCTGTTCACCAAGTTGATCATTGTTTATCATCGATTAGGCCTGTTTCTCCATTACTTCAATTTTCTTTCCATCGTTACAACTTTAGTTGTCTTTTCAATCCTTATTCATATCAACTCTTACCCATATTATTTGACGGACATCTGCATCACTTACTGCCTTATACTTGGGGCTTTTGTTATGGAGATTTTCGGATTCGTGCACTATTCTTTCAATGATTGGGCAAAACTGATAGTTTTGAGTTTTTCCATGAAGGCAAAGACTTACAAATATGTAGCTAGAATtccttttccttcatttttatcGGCAAATCAAAAGAGATGGTCAATGTCTATGAGGCAATTCAATTTGCTAAATTTTTGCATCAAAGACATTTCGACCATGTATAGATATCTCAATCGTGCTGAGAAGTTACTTGGCATCCTTAATTGGTTGGAGAAGTTCCAGTATTTGACTTGGGAAGATGTGAATCCTGATTTGCAAGAAATTATCTACAGAGGGATAATAAACGCTCATGAAGATAATTTGCCCACAGATCCTCGTTTGCGCGattcagaaaagaaaatattggctCGAAGAGGCGATCATGTGATCAAAAAGAACAATCTCGATGAAGAAGGTAATTGGTATACTTCTCAATGTGACTTCGACAAAAGCATTCTTGCTTGGCACATCGCTACTGATCTTTGCTACTACGATGATTCCACTAAACATGGAGAAGCTGATCTCAATTCAATAAACTGCAAAACTAGCAGATGCTTATCAAATTATATGCTGTATCTTCTAGTTTTTTGCCCAACTATGATGTCAAGTGGGAATGGCGAGCTGAGGTATAGAAATGCATGTGATGAGGTGATGCGAGAGCTCAAGTTAGACCCAAAAGACACCACCAAAACAAGAAGTGAAATTTTGAGGCCGTTGTTTGAAGAAGAACCTCAACAGCCTGCACATGTCATCGATCCTCGATACAAGACAGTGTTATCTAGTGCAAGGAGTCTGTTTAGGAGTTTGCAAAACGTGGAATCAAACGGTTGGAGTTTTGAAAAGAAATGGGAGATGATATGTGAAgtgtgggtagaaatgttggGGTATGCTGCAATCCATTGCGGATGGAGAGAGCATGGGCAACAGTTGGCCAAAGGTGGAGAGCTCCTTACACATGTTTGTCTTATTATGACACATCTTGGCTTAAAGGCACAAtatgattatgattatattGCTTTGGATATTGAAGGCTAA